Proteins from one Acropora muricata isolate sample 2 chromosome 9, ASM3666990v1, whole genome shotgun sequence genomic window:
- the LOC136929102 gene encoding death domain-containing ATP nucleosidase-like isoform X7: MSREWIFAMSNPSRPPETKDALPKPGDLRIAGLQWEDVDLPIDILLLTAKECEFLSCVKDLSGRFKSFKRGLGNVYFGKIGSGGENLKIAVIQCDKGSGGPQGSGLVVSTGIRELKPKAVICVGYCAGLQGKKVKLGDVIISATLATYAPIKVTEDGIVGDGYQVPAAPRLSEIIRSANFGWKAPLENSTDLDVKVHKDALLLSGPEVVSNDERRAELLGRFPLAMGVEMEGEGLFAAAHYYGMEWIVIKGVSDFAGNNKSASDPWRPFASMMAASLVAHILSDVYVFQNWRHYEDK; this comes from the exons ATGTCACG ggAGTGGATTTTTGCAATGTCGAACCCCTCAAGGCCACCAGAGACAAAAGACGCTCTTCCTAAACCTGGCGATTTACGTATAGCTGGATTGCAGTGGGAAGATGTTGACCTTCCGATCGATATCCTATTGCTTACAGCAAAAGAATGCGAATTTTTAAGCTGTGTTAAGGACTTGTCCGGTCGCTTCAAGAGTTTTAAACGTGGCCTTGGTAATGTGTATTTCGGTAAAATAGGAAGTGGTGGTGAGAATCTAAAGATAGCTGTAATTCAGTGTGATAAGGGTTCCGGCGGACCTCAAGGATCCGGTCTGGTTGTATCTACGGGTATACGAGAATTAAAACCCAAAGCTGTAATTTGCGTTGGTTACTGTGCTGGTTTGCAAGGAAAGAAAGTGAAGCTTGGGGATGTAATCATCTCGGCAACGTTAGCCACCTATGCACCCATCAAAGTTACTGAGGACGGAATCGTTGGAGATGGTTATCAAGTTCCGGCAGCCCCTCGACTTTCTGAGATCATAAGATCAGCCAATTTTGGTTGGAAGGCACCACTGGAAAATTCTACAGATCTTGATGTGAAGGTTCACAAAGATGCCTTGCTTTTGAGCGGTCCAGAAGTAGTCAGTAACGACGAAAGGCGTGCGGAACTACTCGGGAGATTCCCTCTTGCAATGGGTGTTGAAATGGAAGGCGAAG GTTTGTTTGCCGCAGCTCACTATTATGGCATGGAATGGATTGTTATCAAAGGCGTCTCAGACTTTGCTGGCAACAACAAATCTGCGAGTGATCCTTGGAGGCCGTTCGCCAGTATGATGGCAGCCTCACTTGTGGCTCACATCTTAAGCGATGTCTACGTTTTCCAGAACTGGCGCCACTATGAAGATAAATGA
- the LOC136929102 gene encoding death domain-containing ATP nucleosidase-like isoform X1 codes for MDWEDITSFARYMWNAVTRIREWIFAMFNPSSPPKTRDAPPEPRDLCVDTLNWEDVDLPIDILLLTAKECKFLSCIKYLSGLFKSHKSGLGHVYFGKIGNGDENLKIAVLKWEEGSSGPEGSGIVVSTGIRELKPKAVICVGYCAGLQGKKVKLGDVIISATLATYAPIKVTEDGIVGDGYQVPATPRLSEIIRSANFGWKAPLENSTDLDVKVHKDALLLSGPEVVSNDERRAELLGRFPLAMGVEMEGEGKISLNNYENCELYVDFLQTTVTSLPLHSLVPRVSVSYFLPLKPTECLFRAVNVCKCNRLEIARFESGILYCYDNSV; via the coding sequence ggAGTGGATTTTTGCGATGTTCAACCCTTCAAGTCCACCAAAGACAAGAGACGCTCCTCCTGAACCTCGCGATCTATGTGTAGATACACTGAATTGGGAAGATGTTGACCTCCCGATCGATATCCTATTGCTTACAGCAAAAGAATGCAAATTTCTCAGCTGTATTAAGTACTTGTCCGGCCTCTTTAAAAGTCATAAATCTGGCCTTGGTCATGTGTATTTCGGTAAAATAGGAAATGGTGATGAGAATCTAAAGATAGCTGTACTTAAGTGGGAAGAGGGCTCCAGCGGACCTGAAGGATCCGGTATTGTTGTATCTACGGGTATACGAGAATTAAAACCCAAAGCTGTAATTTGCGTTGGTTACTGTGCTGGTTTGCAAGGAAAGAAAGTGAAGCTTGGGGATGTAATCATCTCGGCAACGTTAGCCACCTATGCACCCATCAAAGTTACTGAGGACGGAATCGTTGGAGATGGTTATCAAGTTCCGGCAACCCCTCGACTTTCTGAGATCATAAGATCAGCCAATTTTGGTTGGAAGGCACCACTGGAAAATTCTACAGATCTTGATGTGAAGGTTCACAAAGATGCCTTGCTTTTGAGCGGTCCAGAAGTAGTCAGTAACGACGAAAGGCGTGCGGAACTACTCGGGAGATTCCCTCTTGCAATGGGTGTTGAAATGGAAGGCGAAGGTAAAATTTCGCTGAACAATTACGAAAACTGTGAGCTGTACGTAGATTTTCTGCAAACGACTGTTACGTCACTACCCTTGCacagcctcgttcccagagtctctGTCAGTTATTTCCTTCCACTCAAGCCCACTGAATGTTTATTTAGGGCTGTAAATGTATGCAAATGCAACCGGCTAGAAATTGCCAGATTTGAGTCAGGAATCTTATATTGTTATGATAACAGTGTCTAA
- the LOC136929102 gene encoding uncharacterized protein isoform X6, translated as MASWRTGTTKQYHTYLKKWLLYCKENAVDVFRPGVTQGVEFLVSLFRSGLGYSAVNTARSALSSIIILSDGSKFGEHPLVCRSLKGIYELRPALPKYSRIWDVNIVLNFLKTLDFASELSLKDLSLKLTMLLCLTTAQRGQTICSFDVNYVQEFDDKYRITVMQKLKSSKPGVHLEPIELQAFKDDKKLCMFEHLKEYISRTRDLRNGQSQLLISYTKPHKPISRNTISRWTKQVMKSAGLDITIYSSHSTRAASTSSCKAKGFSVEEILKVAGWSNSGTFATFYHKPVDNTANFGNMVLQQ; from the coding sequence ATGGCTTCCTGGCGAACTGGGACTACTAAGCAATATCACACGTATCTAAAGAAATGGCTACTTTATTGTAAGGAGAATGCAGTTGATGTTTTTCGGCCTGGTGTCACCCAGGGTGTTGAGTTTTTGGTATCACTGTTTCGTTCCGGTTTAGGTTATAGCGCAGTCAATACAGCTCGTTCTGCATTATCATCAATTATTATCCTGAGTGATGGCAGCAAATTTGGGGAGCACCCCTTAGTCTGTCGCAGTTTAAAAGGGATTTATGAACTGAGGCCAGCCCTCCCTAAGTACAGTCGTATTTGGGACGTCAACATTGTTCTTAATTTTCTCAAGACCTTGGATTTTGCTAGTGAACTGTCTTTGAAGGACCTTTCATTGAAGTTGACTATGTTATTGTGTTTGACGACTGCCCAGCGTGGGCAGACCATTTGTTCTTTTGATGTTAACTATGTTCAAGAATTTGACGACAAATACAGAATAACGGTCATGCAGAAGTTAAAATCCTCTAAGCCAGGGGTACATTTGGAACCAATCGAACTGCAAGCCTTTAAGGATGACAAAAAACTTTGCATGTTTGAGCACCTTAAGGAGTATATCAGCAGGACAAGGGATCTGCGAAATGGACAATCCCAACTGTTGATTAGTTATACCAAGCCCCACAAACCCATATCAAGGAACACTATATCTAGGTGGACCAAGCAAGTTATGAAATCTGCGGGTCTTGACATAACCATTTACTCGAGTCACAGCACCAGAGCTGCATCTACTTCCTCATGTAAAGCAAAAGGGTTCAGTGTTgaggaaattttgaaagttGCCGGATGGTCAAATTCTGGTACTTTTGCGACATTTTATCACAAACCAGTTGATAATACTGCCAATTTTGGTAACATGGTTTTACAGCAGTAG
- the LOC136929102 gene encoding death domain-containing ATP nucleosidase-like isoform X3 produces the protein MDWEDITSFARYMWNAVTRIREWIFAMFNPSSPPKTRDAPPEPRDLCVDTLNWEDVDLPIDILLLTAKECKFLSCIKYLSGLFKSHKSGLGHVYFGKIGNGDENLKIAVLKWEEGSSGPEGSGIVVSTGIRELKPKAVICVGYCAGLQGKKVKLGDVIISATLATYAPIKVTEDGIVGDGYQVPATPRLSEIIRSANFGWKAPLENSTDLDVKVHKDALLLSGPEVVSNDERRAELLGRFPLAMGVEMEGEGLFAVAHYYGIEWIVIKGVSDFAGNNKSASDPWRPFASMMAASLVAHVLSDVYVFQNSRHYEDK, from the exons ggAGTGGATTTTTGCGATGTTCAACCCTTCAAGTCCACCAAAGACAAGAGACGCTCCTCCTGAACCTCGCGATCTATGTGTAGATACACTGAATTGGGAAGATGTTGACCTCCCGATCGATATCCTATTGCTTACAGCAAAAGAATGCAAATTTCTCAGCTGTATTAAGTACTTGTCCGGCCTCTTTAAAAGTCATAAATCTGGCCTTGGTCATGTGTATTTCGGTAAAATAGGAAATGGTGATGAGAATCTAAAGATAGCTGTACTTAAGTGGGAAGAGGGCTCCAGCGGACCTGAAGGATCCGGTATTGTTGTATCTACGGGTATACGAGAATTAAAACCCAAAGCTGTAATTTGCGTTGGTTACTGTGCTGGTTTGCAAGGAAAGAAAGTGAAGCTTGGGGATGTAATCATCTCGGCAACGTTAGCCACCTATGCACCCATCAAAGTTACTGAGGACGGAATCGTTGGAGATGGTTATCAAGTTCCGGCAACCCCTCGACTTTCTGAGATCATAAGATCAGCCAATTTTGGTTGGAAGGCACCACTGGAAAATTCTACAGATCTTGATGTGAAGGTTCACAAAGATGCCTTGCTTTTGAGCGGTCCAGAAGTAGTCAGTAACGACGAAAGGCGTGCGGAACTACTCGGGAGATTCCCTCTTGCAATGGGTGTTGAAATGGAAGGCGAAG GTTTGTTTGCCGTAGCTCACTATTATGGCATCGAATGGATTGTTATCAAAGGCGTCTCAGACTTTGCTGGCAACAACAAATCTGCGAGTGATCCTTGGAGGCCGTTCGCCAGTATGATGGCAGCCTCACTTGTGGCTCACGTCTTAAGCGATGTCTACGTTTTCCAGAACTCGCGTCACTATGAAGATAAATGA
- the LOC136929102 gene encoding death domain-containing ATP nucleosidase-like isoform X9 has translation MSNPSRPPETKDALPKPGDLRIAGLQWEDVDLPIDILLLTAKECEFLSCVKDLSGRFKSFKRGLGNVYFGKIGSGGENLKIAVIQCDKGSGGPQGSGLVVSTGIRELKPKAVICVGYCAGLQGKKVKLGDVIISATLATYAPIKVTEDGIVGDGYQVPAAPRLSEIIRSANFGWKAPLENSTDLDVKVHKDALLLSGPEVVSNDERRAELLGRFPLAMGVEMEGEGLFAAAHYYGMEWIVIKGVSDFAGNNKSASDPWRPFASMMAASLVAHILSDVYVFQNWRHYEDK, from the exons ATGTCGAACCCCTCAAGGCCACCAGAGACAAAAGACGCTCTTCCTAAACCTGGCGATTTACGTATAGCTGGATTGCAGTGGGAAGATGTTGACCTTCCGATCGATATCCTATTGCTTACAGCAAAAGAATGCGAATTTTTAAGCTGTGTTAAGGACTTGTCCGGTCGCTTCAAGAGTTTTAAACGTGGCCTTGGTAATGTGTATTTCGGTAAAATAGGAAGTGGTGGTGAGAATCTAAAGATAGCTGTAATTCAGTGTGATAAGGGTTCCGGCGGACCTCAAGGATCCGGTCTGGTTGTATCTACGGGTATACGAGAATTAAAACCCAAAGCTGTAATTTGCGTTGGTTACTGTGCTGGTTTGCAAGGAAAGAAAGTGAAGCTTGGGGATGTAATCATCTCGGCAACGTTAGCCACCTATGCACCCATCAAAGTTACTGAGGACGGAATCGTTGGAGATGGTTATCAAGTTCCGGCAGCCCCTCGACTTTCTGAGATCATAAGATCAGCCAATTTTGGTTGGAAGGCACCACTGGAAAATTCTACAGATCTTGATGTGAAGGTTCACAAAGATGCCTTGCTTTTGAGCGGTCCAGAAGTAGTCAGTAACGACGAAAGGCGTGCGGAACTACTCGGGAGATTCCCTCTTGCAATGGGTGTTGAAATGGAAGGCGAAG GTTTGTTTGCCGCAGCTCACTATTATGGCATGGAATGGATTGTTATCAAAGGCGTCTCAGACTTTGCTGGCAACAACAAATCTGCGAGTGATCCTTGGAGGCCGTTCGCCAGTATGATGGCAGCCTCACTTGTGGCTCACATCTTAAGCGATGTCTACGTTTTCCAGAACTGGCGCCACTATGAAGATAAATGA
- the LOC136929102 gene encoding death domain-containing ATP nucleosidase-like isoform X5, protein MFNPSSPPKTRDAPPEPRDLCVDTLNWEDVDLPIDILLLTAKECKFLSCIKYLSGLFKSHKSGLGHVYFGKIGNGDENLKIAVLKWEEGSSGPEGSGIVVSTGIRELKPKAVICVGYCAGLQGKKVKLGDVIISATLATYAPIKVTEDGIVGDGYQVPATPRLSEIIRSANFGWKAPLENSTDLDVKVHKDALLLSGPEVVSNDERRAELLGRFPLAMGVEMEGEGKISLNNYENCELYVDFLQTTVTSLPLHSLVPRVSVSYFLPLKPTECLFRAVNVCKCNRLEIARFESGILYCYDNSV, encoded by the coding sequence ATGTTCAACCCTTCAAGTCCACCAAAGACAAGAGACGCTCCTCCTGAACCTCGCGATCTATGTGTAGATACACTGAATTGGGAAGATGTTGACCTCCCGATCGATATCCTATTGCTTACAGCAAAAGAATGCAAATTTCTCAGCTGTATTAAGTACTTGTCCGGCCTCTTTAAAAGTCATAAATCTGGCCTTGGTCATGTGTATTTCGGTAAAATAGGAAATGGTGATGAGAATCTAAAGATAGCTGTACTTAAGTGGGAAGAGGGCTCCAGCGGACCTGAAGGATCCGGTATTGTTGTATCTACGGGTATACGAGAATTAAAACCCAAAGCTGTAATTTGCGTTGGTTACTGTGCTGGTTTGCAAGGAAAGAAAGTGAAGCTTGGGGATGTAATCATCTCGGCAACGTTAGCCACCTATGCACCCATCAAAGTTACTGAGGACGGAATCGTTGGAGATGGTTATCAAGTTCCGGCAACCCCTCGACTTTCTGAGATCATAAGATCAGCCAATTTTGGTTGGAAGGCACCACTGGAAAATTCTACAGATCTTGATGTGAAGGTTCACAAAGATGCCTTGCTTTTGAGCGGTCCAGAAGTAGTCAGTAACGACGAAAGGCGTGCGGAACTACTCGGGAGATTCCCTCTTGCAATGGGTGTTGAAATGGAAGGCGAAGGTAAAATTTCGCTGAACAATTACGAAAACTGTGAGCTGTACGTAGATTTTCTGCAAACGACTGTTACGTCACTACCCTTGCacagcctcgttcccagagtctctGTCAGTTATTTCCTTCCACTCAAGCCCACTGAATGTTTATTTAGGGCTGTAAATGTATGCAAATGCAACCGGCTAGAAATTGCCAGATTTGAGTCAGGAATCTTATATTGTTATGATAACAGTGTCTAA
- the LOC136929102 gene encoding death domain-containing ATP nucleosidase-like isoform X4: MLREWIFAMFNPSSPPKTRDAPPEPRDLCVDTLNWEDVDLPIDILLLTAKECKFLSCIKYLSGLFKSHKSGLGHVYFGKIGNGDENLKIAVLKWEEGSSGPEGSGIVVSTGIRELKPKAVICVGYCAGLQGKKVKLGDVIISATLATYAPIKVTEDGIVGDGYQVPATPRLSEIIRSANFGWKAPLENSTDLDVKVHKDALLLSGPEVVSNDERRAELLGRFPLAMGVEMEGEGKISLNNYENCELYVDFLQTTVTSLPLHSLVPRVSVSYFLPLKPTECLFRAVNVCKCNRLEIARFESGILYCYDNSV, encoded by the exons ATGTTACG ggAGTGGATTTTTGCGATGTTCAACCCTTCAAGTCCACCAAAGACAAGAGACGCTCCTCCTGAACCTCGCGATCTATGTGTAGATACACTGAATTGGGAAGATGTTGACCTCCCGATCGATATCCTATTGCTTACAGCAAAAGAATGCAAATTTCTCAGCTGTATTAAGTACTTGTCCGGCCTCTTTAAAAGTCATAAATCTGGCCTTGGTCATGTGTATTTCGGTAAAATAGGAAATGGTGATGAGAATCTAAAGATAGCTGTACTTAAGTGGGAAGAGGGCTCCAGCGGACCTGAAGGATCCGGTATTGTTGTATCTACGGGTATACGAGAATTAAAACCCAAAGCTGTAATTTGCGTTGGTTACTGTGCTGGTTTGCAAGGAAAGAAAGTGAAGCTTGGGGATGTAATCATCTCGGCAACGTTAGCCACCTATGCACCCATCAAAGTTACTGAGGACGGAATCGTTGGAGATGGTTATCAAGTTCCGGCAACCCCTCGACTTTCTGAGATCATAAGATCAGCCAATTTTGGTTGGAAGGCACCACTGGAAAATTCTACAGATCTTGATGTGAAGGTTCACAAAGATGCCTTGCTTTTGAGCGGTCCAGAAGTAGTCAGTAACGACGAAAGGCGTGCGGAACTACTCGGGAGATTCCCTCTTGCAATGGGTGTTGAAATGGAAGGCGAAGGTAAAATTTCGCTGAACAATTACGAAAACTGTGAGCTGTACGTAGATTTTCTGCAAACGACTGTTACGTCACTACCCTTGCacagcctcgttcccagagtctctGTCAGTTATTTCCTTCCACTCAAGCCCACTGAATGTTTATTTAGGGCTGTAAATGTATGCAAATGCAACCGGCTAGAAATTGCCAGATTTGAGTCAGGAATCTTATATTGTTATGATAACAGTGTCTAA